From Planococcus halocryophilus, the proteins below share one genomic window:
- the opp3C gene encoding oligopeptide ABC transporter permease gives MTKNTPNLPPHQDLQVQNQYAYDEIPSDLFVKAPLDHRKSEEIGTPAVSFWKEAFQRLIKNKGAMISLILLVFLIVLALIGPGMNEFSYREQNLAHSNLPPKIEGLEWMGFNGANSQGVDQYAERDVQINYWFGTDEFGRDLWTRVWRGTQISLFIALVAAALDLVIGVIYGGISSFYGGRIDNVMQRIIEILMGIPNLIVIILFILVLEPGITSIILAMVITGWVGMARVVRGQVLQLKGQEFVLASRTLGASNPRLISKHLLPNVMGPIIVTVMFTIPTAIFFEAFLSFIGLGLQAPLASLGVLIEDGYKSMRYFPYKLIFPALVISIIMISFNLLGDGLRDALDPKMRK, from the coding sequence ATGACCAAAAATACACCAAACCTTCCTCCACACCAAGATTTACAAGTACAAAACCAATATGCGTATGATGAAATTCCGTCAGACTTATTTGTGAAAGCACCGCTTGATCATCGAAAAAGTGAAGAAATCGGAACGCCTGCTGTTTCTTTTTGGAAAGAAGCGTTTCAACGTCTCATTAAAAATAAGGGAGCGATGATTTCATTAATTTTGCTGGTCTTCTTAATTGTTTTAGCGTTAATTGGACCTGGAATGAACGAATTTTCTTATCGCGAACAAAACTTAGCACATTCTAATTTGCCACCAAAAATTGAAGGCCTAGAGTGGATGGGCTTTAATGGTGCGAACTCACAAGGCGTCGATCAATACGCAGAGCGCGATGTTCAGATCAATTATTGGTTTGGAACTGATGAATTTGGACGCGATCTTTGGACACGCGTTTGGAGAGGTACTCAAATTTCGCTGTTTATCGCTTTAGTGGCAGCTGCACTCGATTTAGTGATTGGTGTTATTTACGGCGGTATTTCTTCTTTTTACGGGGGACGTATAGATAACGTCATGCAACGAATCATCGAAATTCTAATGGGAATTCCAAACTTAATCGTAATTATTTTGTTTATATTGGTGTTAGAGCCTGGCATAACGTCCATTATTTTAGCGATGGTCATAACAGGATGGGTTGGAATGGCGCGTGTTGTGCGTGGCCAAGTGCTGCAGTTGAAGGGCCAAGAGTTTGTGTTGGCTTCACGGACACTAGGAGCTTCAAACCCGAGACTCATTTCTAAGCATCTTTTGCCGAATGTCATGGGACCGATTATTGTCACGGTGATGTTCACGATTCCAACTGCGATTTTCTTTGAAGCCTTCTTAAGCTTTATCGGACTGGGGCTACAAGCACCACTGGCATCTCTAGGCGTACTCATTGAAGACGGCTACAAATCGATGCGTTATTTCCCATATAAATTAATTTTCCCGGCCTTGGTGATCAGCATCATCATGATTTCTTTCAATTTGCTTGGCGATGGACTGCGTGATGCACTCGATCCGAAAATGAGAAAATAA
- a CDS encoding ABC transporter ATP-binding protein, with the protein MTNTILTVEDLHVAFKTQHGKLTAVRGVNFELKKGETLAIVGESGSGKSVTAKSIMQLLPKATTEVTKGDIHYNGESLLKMSKNQITDLRGSEISMVFQDPMTSLNPTMKVGKQIMEGVQRHERLTKSQARERALDMLKLVGIPQAESRLDNYPHQFSGGMRQRVVIALALACNPKVLIADEPTTALDVTIQAQILELMKDLQKKTDTAIILITHDLGVVANMADRVAVMYGGKIVEQGTLDEIFYSPKHPYTLGLLRSMPKLNEDRGQPLMPIAGSPPNLATLGEGCAFAARCPHTMTVCHTYTPRDTVTETGHSVACWLQDSRVAKEADKAELVESGSSST; encoded by the coding sequence ATGACCAATACCATTTTGACAGTCGAAGATTTGCATGTAGCGTTTAAAACTCAACACGGTAAACTGACAGCGGTACGGGGCGTGAACTTTGAGTTGAAAAAAGGAGAAACACTGGCAATTGTTGGAGAATCGGGTTCGGGTAAATCCGTAACAGCGAAATCCATTATGCAATTGTTACCAAAAGCGACGACCGAAGTGACAAAAGGCGATATTCATTATAATGGTGAAAGTTTATTGAAGATGTCGAAAAACCAAATCACCGATTTACGGGGCTCGGAAATTTCGATGGTGTTTCAAGATCCTATGACTTCATTAAACCCGACAATGAAAGTCGGCAAACAGATTATGGAAGGCGTTCAGCGTCATGAACGCTTAACAAAATCTCAGGCGCGTGAACGTGCGCTAGATATGTTGAAGCTGGTGGGGATTCCGCAAGCAGAAAGTCGGCTCGATAACTACCCTCACCAGTTTTCGGGAGGGATGAGGCAACGTGTTGTAATAGCACTAGCACTTGCTTGTAACCCGAAAGTGTTGATTGCGGATGAACCGACGACTGCTTTGGATGTCACGATTCAAGCGCAAATTCTTGAATTGATGAAAGACCTGCAAAAGAAAACCGACACGGCCATTATTTTAATCACTCATGACTTGGGCGTAGTGGCCAATATGGCAGATCGTGTGGCTGTGATGTACGGTGGCAAAATTGTCGAACAAGGCACATTAGATGAAATTTTCTATAGCCCAAAGCATCCTTACACACTCGGACTTTTGCGTTCGATGCCAAAATTAAATGAAGACCGTGGTCAGCCGTTAATGCCAATTGCCGGTTCGCCACCCAACTTAGCAACGCTTGGAGAAGGGTGTGCATTTGCCGCGAGGTGTCCGCATACGATGACGGTATGTCATACGTATACACCACGCGATACGGTGACGGAAACAGGGCATTCTGTAGCTTGTTGGTTACAAGATTCACGCGTAGCTAAAGAAGCGGATAAAGCAGAACTTGTAGAGTCAGGAAGTTCTTCAACTTAA
- a CDS encoding NRAMP family divalent metal transporter, with protein sequence MKSAPKMKNTNRSVLLGAAFLMATSAIGPGFLTQTTVFTETLLASFGFVILISIIIDIGAQTNIWRIIAVSGKRAQDIANDVLPGLGYFLSLLVVMGGLAFNIGNIGGAGLGTNVLFGIDPKTGAILSGVLAIGIFVVKEAGRAMDRFAQILGFVMIALTVYVMITAQPPVGEAIAKTFIPDNIDIFAIVTLVGGTVGGYITFAGGHRLIDAGLTGKAALPEVTRSSIYAIAIASLMRIILFLAVLGVVSQGLSLDPDNPPASVFQLAAGNIGYKMFGIVMWAAAVTSVVGAAYTSVSFIRSFSPALEKYHRLLTISFIVISTAVFVIIGKPVLILVLVGSVNGLILPIALGVMLIAAHKVKIVGDYKHPLWMTIFGIVIVVSMAWMGIYTLMNGIPALFK encoded by the coding sequence ATGAAGAGTGCACCAAAAATGAAAAACACGAACCGCAGCGTCTTGCTTGGCGCTGCTTTCCTAATGGCTACGTCAGCGATTGGGCCCGGCTTTTTAACACAAACAACGGTTTTCACAGAGACCTTACTAGCTTCTTTTGGATTCGTTATTTTAATTTCTATTATTATTGATATCGGTGCGCAAACAAATATTTGGCGCATCATCGCTGTATCCGGTAAACGAGCTCAAGACATTGCCAATGATGTTTTACCCGGTCTCGGTTATTTCCTTTCTTTACTCGTTGTGATGGGCGGTCTTGCCTTTAATATCGGTAACATCGGTGGTGCTGGACTCGGTACAAACGTCTTGTTTGGAATCGATCCAAAAACCGGGGCTATTTTAAGTGGTGTGCTTGCCATCGGAATCTTTGTTGTAAAAGAAGCAGGGCGTGCGATGGATCGTTTTGCACAAATTCTTGGTTTCGTCATGATCGCCTTAACGGTGTACGTCATGATTACCGCTCAACCACCTGTTGGTGAAGCAATTGCAAAAACATTTATACCTGATAACATCGACATCTTTGCAATCGTCACTTTAGTCGGTGGTACAGTCGGTGGTTACATCACTTTTGCCGGTGGTCACCGATTGATTGACGCTGGATTGACCGGTAAAGCCGCATTACCAGAAGTCACGAGAAGCTCGATTTATGCGATCGCGATTGCCTCACTTATGCGTATCATTCTGTTTTTAGCTGTTCTAGGTGTTGTTTCTCAAGGACTTTCTCTAGACCCAGACAATCCACCAGCATCTGTCTTCCAACTTGCCGCAGGGAATATTGGCTATAAGATGTTCGGAATTGTTATGTGGGCTGCAGCTGTAACCTCTGTTGTTGGTGCGGCTTACACATCTGTATCGTTTATCCGTTCATTTAGCCCGGCTCTAGAGAAATACCACCGTTTGTTGACAATTAGCTTTATCGTTATCTCTACTGCCGTTTTTGTTATTATTGGAAAACCTGTATTGATTTTAGTTCTTGTTGGATCGGTCAACGGCTTGATTTTACCGATTGCACTTGGCGTTATGTTGATCGCTGCTCATAAAGTGAAAATTGTTGGCGACTACAAACACCCGTTGTGGATGACGATTTTCGGTATCGTCATTGTCGTTTCCATGGCATGGATGGGCATTTACACATTGATGAATGGGATACCGGCATTATTTAAATAA
- a CDS encoding LamB/YcsF family protein: protein MTYKVDLNCDMGESFGAYKMGNDEEILDYVTSANIACGFHAGDPTTMRKTVKLALEKNVGIGAHPGLQDLVGFGRRNLALSPQEAYDLVVYQIGALSGFVKAEGGQLQHVKAHGALYNMAVKDAALSEAIAEAVYQIDPELVLFGLSGSEIVTAGNKIGLRTANEVFSDRTYQQDGSLTPRSQNNALITDSQIAINQVIRMVKEHKVATVDQTDASLQADTICIHGDGIQALDFAIQISKSLKEADIDVVKVREFV from the coding sequence ATGACGTATAAAGTAGATTTAAACTGCGACATGGGAGAAAGTTTTGGCGCTTATAAAATGGGCAACGATGAAGAAATTCTCGATTATGTAACGTCAGCAAACATCGCTTGTGGCTTTCATGCAGGTGATCCAACAACGATGCGGAAAACCGTCAAATTAGCGCTCGAGAAAAATGTTGGCATCGGCGCACATCCAGGACTTCAAGATTTAGTCGGTTTTGGACGTCGTAACTTAGCATTGTCTCCTCAAGAAGCTTATGACTTGGTCGTTTATCAAATTGGTGCATTGTCAGGTTTTGTTAAAGCAGAGGGCGGACAATTGCAACACGTGAAAGCGCATGGTGCTTTATACAATATGGCTGTAAAAGATGCCGCGTTATCAGAAGCAATTGCAGAAGCGGTTTATCAAATTGACCCAGAGCTTGTACTGTTTGGACTTTCTGGCAGTGAGATTGTGACAGCTGGAAACAAAATCGGACTGCGCACAGCCAATGAAGTATTCTCAGATCGCACGTATCAACAAGACGGTTCGTTAACACCAAGATCACAAAACAATGCCTTAATCACCGATTCTCAAATCGCTATCAACCAAGTTATTCGGATGGTGAAAGAACATAAAGTCGCGACTGTCGATCAAACAGATGCTTCGCTACAAGCAGATACCATTTGTATTCATGGTGACGGGATTCAAGCTCTAGATTTTGCCATTCAAATTTCAAAATCATTAAAAGAAGCGGATATCGACGTCGTAAAAGTACGTGAATTTGTTTAA
- a CDS encoding biotin-dependent carboxyltransferase family protein, with translation MLKILKGGLQTSVQDLGRTGFQKYGVIASGVMDPFAHRLANLIVGNDERFATLEISLVGPKIQFTEDTLIALCGGDLSPKMDGTAIKMWRMLVMKKDSILTFGEPRIGARCYLAVAGGIKVAELMGSRSTYLRAGIGGFQGRSLAKGDEIHSDEMTPLQVKALKRNSESEFDWLIPPVRYFEEPIIRIIKGKQFDLFNDSSKEQIFTEAFTVSGNSDRMGYRLEGPNLALEKPTELISEAVAFGSVQVPSDGNPIILMADRQTTGGYPKIGQVASVDLPLIAQLKQGQGLRFKEISLVDAQQRLIEQEQHIREIKASIQLKQEEWK, from the coding sequence ATGCTGAAAATACTTAAAGGCGGCTTGCAAACTTCAGTTCAAGACTTAGGCCGTACTGGATTCCAAAAGTATGGTGTTATCGCGAGCGGTGTGATGGACCCCTTCGCGCATCGCTTAGCTAATTTAATTGTTGGGAACGACGAACGCTTTGCGACGCTTGAAATTTCATTAGTTGGCCCCAAAATTCAATTTACCGAGGATACACTCATCGCCTTATGCGGCGGAGATTTAAGCCCTAAAATGGATGGCACCGCTATAAAAATGTGGCGAATGCTCGTCATGAAAAAAGACAGCATCCTAACGTTTGGCGAGCCTCGTATAGGTGCACGCTGTTATTTAGCAGTTGCTGGCGGCATTAAAGTAGCCGAATTGATGGGCAGTCGTTCTACATATTTACGTGCTGGAATCGGCGGATTTCAAGGACGTTCTTTAGCAAAAGGCGATGAAATACATAGTGACGAGATGACTCCTTTACAAGTTAAAGCCTTAAAACGAAACAGCGAAAGTGAATTTGATTGGTTAATTCCACCCGTTCGCTATTTTGAAGAACCTATTATCCGGATCATTAAAGGAAAACAATTTGATCTGTTTAATGATTCTAGTAAAGAACAGATTTTCACGGAAGCTTTCACCGTATCCGGCAACTCTGACCGTATGGGTTACCGGTTAGAAGGTCCAAATCTAGCTTTAGAAAAGCCCACTGAATTGATTTCAGAAGCGGTTGCGTTTGGCTCTGTTCAAGTACCGAGTGATGGCAACCCGATTATCTTAATGGCCGATCGGCAGACGACAGGCGGCTACCCCAAAATCGGCCAAGTTGCATCTGTCGACTTACCCCTGATCGCTCAATTAAAACAAGGACAAGGTTTACGCTTCAAGGAAATTTCCTTAGTTGATGCACAACAACGTTTGATCGAACAAGAACAACACATTCGTGAAATAAAAGCCTCAATCCAATTAAAACAGGAGGAATGGAAATGA
- the pxpB gene encoding 5-oxoprolinase subunit PxpB has translation MKASFSPLGDQAIAVELGNKIDEETEKQVRKLSVLLESRQPEWLIEVIPAFTTVSVFYDPCVATYDVVKMEMKELLEQLGEDLPIQSRTIEIPVCYGGEFGPDLEFVAQHNNLTAREVIEIHTSGDYSVHMIGFAPGFPFIGGMSEKIAAPRRDSPRLRIPERTVGIAGNQTGAYPIETPGGWQLIGRTPIRLFRPEDDIPSLLQAGDRIIFKEISERAYYEWEEEQNAENT, from the coding sequence ATGAAAGCTTCTTTTTCGCCTCTTGGTGACCAGGCGATCGCGGTTGAACTTGGAAATAAAATCGATGAAGAAACTGAAAAACAAGTACGGAAACTTTCTGTCCTTCTAGAAAGTCGACAACCGGAATGGTTGATTGAAGTAATTCCGGCTTTTACTACCGTATCGGTCTTTTACGATCCGTGTGTAGCAACATACGATGTTGTGAAAATGGAAATGAAAGAACTTTTAGAACAATTAGGTGAAGACCTCCCCATCCAATCAAGAACCATTGAAATTCCCGTCTGTTACGGTGGTGAATTCGGACCCGATTTGGAATTTGTCGCACAACATAACAACTTAACAGCACGCGAAGTGATCGAGATTCATACATCTGGTGATTATTCCGTCCATATGATTGGCTTTGCTCCAGGCTTCCCATTTATCGGAGGCATGTCTGAAAAAATTGCAGCGCCTAGACGCGATTCACCACGTCTTCGTATTCCGGAGCGCACAGTTGGCATTGCTGGCAATCAAACCGGTGCTTACCCAATTGAAACTCCTGGCGGTTGGCAATTGATTGGAAGAACCCCAATTCGACTGTTCCGACCAGAAGATGATATTCCGAGTTTGCTTCAAGCTGGCGACAGAATTATTTTCAAGGAAATTTCAGAAAGAGCGTATTATGAATGGGAGGAAGAGCAAAATGCTGAAAATACTTAA
- a CDS encoding transporter substrate-binding domain-containing protein, whose product MKKLFWSKKLSLVAVLAIVSLLSACGNDEDTATEEEKSAWDEIQEDGSLTVATSGTLFPTSYRSEGSDELTGFEVEVVREIGERLELEIEFTELGFDEMLTSVQTGQVDLAANDIEITEDREEKFIFSTPFKYSYGTAIVRSGDLSGIETLEDLEGKKAAGASTSVYMQMAREYGAEEVVYDNATNETYLRDVAIGRTDVILNDYYLQTLALAAFPELEITIHPDLKYSPSEVGVVMNKDNTELADNVNRVIEEMLEDGTIAEISAEFFNGADVTQKVNIEE is encoded by the coding sequence TTGAAAAAATTATTTTGGAGTAAAAAATTGTCCCTAGTTGCCGTTCTTGCGATTGTGTCGCTTTTAAGCGCTTGTGGAAATGACGAAGATACAGCTACAGAAGAAGAAAAATCAGCTTGGGACGAAATCCAAGAAGACGGCAGCTTAACTGTTGCTACATCCGGTACATTATTTCCGACCTCTTACCGCTCTGAAGGATCTGATGAGTTAACAGGATTTGAAGTCGAGGTTGTCCGTGAAATTGGAGAACGCCTTGAACTAGAAATTGAATTCACGGAACTTGGTTTTGATGAAATGTTAACATCTGTTCAAACAGGACAAGTTGATTTGGCTGCGAACGATATTGAAATCACAGAAGACCGTGAAGAAAAATTTATCTTCTCGACGCCATTTAAATACTCTTACGGAACAGCCATTGTTCGTTCAGGAGATTTGTCAGGAATTGAGACGCTAGAAGATTTAGAAGGCAAAAAAGCTGCAGGTGCTTCAACTTCTGTTTATATGCAAATGGCCCGTGAATACGGCGCTGAAGAAGTGGTTTACGACAACGCAACAAACGAAACTTACTTGCGCGATGTAGCAATCGGGCGTACAGACGTCATTTTAAATGACTATTACCTACAAACTTTAGCGCTAGCTGCATTCCCAGAGCTAGAAATCACCATCCACCCAGACTTGAAATACAGCCCTTCTGAAGTTGGCGTTGTCATGAACAAAGACAACACAGAACTAGCTGACAACGTAAACCGTGTGATTGAAGAAATGCTTGAAGACGGCACAATTGCTGAAATCTCTGCTGAATTCTTTAACGGCGCCGATGTAACTCAAAAAGTGAATATTGAAGAATAA
- a CDS encoding ABC transporter ATP-binding protein, with protein sequence MTVLRTVDLTKKFGDFAALDKVNIEVDEGEVYGFIGPNGSGKSTTLRVLLGILKATEGRAEIFGKDSWKDAVEIHKRVAYVPGEVSLWPNLTGGEVIDLLVKLRGGNSSHRREELIQKFDLDPSKKCRTYSKGNRQKVALIAALSSDVDLYILDEPTSGLDPLMERTFQEYIIEEKKQGKSILLSSHILSEVEKLCDKVAIIREGKIIETGTLKDLRHLTGTILLVETKEPILDLAGVRGVSGIQPRGNAMSFQVDSGEVAYVISYISQFGIVRIESSPPTLEQLFMRHYEVSDKTTGIGAGGEA encoded by the coding sequence ATGACAGTTTTGAGAACGGTCGATTTGACGAAAAAATTTGGCGATTTTGCGGCGTTGGATAAAGTGAATATAGAAGTAGACGAAGGCGAAGTATATGGGTTTATCGGACCCAACGGCTCAGGGAAATCGACAACTTTGCGCGTTCTTCTTGGTATTTTAAAAGCGACAGAAGGGCGAGCTGAAATTTTTGGTAAAGATTCATGGAAAGATGCAGTGGAAATTCATAAGCGTGTAGCATACGTGCCCGGAGAAGTTAGCTTGTGGCCAAATTTAACAGGTGGAGAAGTTATTGATTTATTGGTTAAATTGCGCGGTGGTAACTCTTCTCACCGTCGAGAAGAATTGATTCAGAAATTTGATTTAGATCCGAGCAAGAAATGCCGAACGTATTCCAAAGGGAATCGTCAGAAAGTGGCATTGATTGCAGCGCTGTCATCAGATGTCGATTTGTATATATTAGATGAACCAACTTCTGGTCTCGATCCTTTAATGGAACGAACCTTTCAAGAATACATCATTGAAGAGAAAAAACAGGGCAAAAGTATTTTATTATCCAGCCATATTTTGTCTGAAGTCGAAAAACTTTGTGACAAAGTGGCGATTATTCGAGAAGGAAAAATTATTGAAACAGGGACATTAAAAGATCTTCGTCATTTGACGGGAACGATTTTATTGGTAGAGACGAAAGAGCCGATTTTGGATTTGGCTGGAGTAAGGGGAGTTAGTGGGATTCAACCAAGAGGAAATGCGATGTCTTTCCAAGTAGATAGCGGAGAAGTGGCTTATGTTATTAGTTATATTAGTCAGTTTGGAATTGTCCGCATTGAAAGCTCACCGCCGACATTGGAACAATTATTTATGCGTCATTACGAAGTCAGTGATAAAACCACAGGAATAGGAGCAGGGGGCGAAGCCTAA